One region of Collinsella aerofaciens ATCC 25986 genomic DNA includes:
- the recJ gene encoding single-stranded-DNA-specific exonuclease RecJ, translated as MSSLKTTHRWAVAQQNPELEKELSAGLGIPGLVARIMVAHGIGSIKEGQLFLTPSLDRDWADPLIIPGMSVVADRVERAIRNHEHIAVFGDFDVDGITSTCLLTEALRTFGADVTPFIPRRFDEGYGLSRAALDRVNELARPQLIVTVDNGIAAKEEVSYLKSLGIDLVVTDHHEPSDQVPQGVPLTDPKLDDDGPSRELAGAGVALKLVQVLGERLGKPSYWRSLIEVAALGTVSDMMPLTPENRALVAEGIQQMRVTARPGYIALAALAKADLSSITADGLSFSLIPRLNAAGRMADPKLALDLLLARDPIEASALAAELEEINRQRREIEAELTRDAMAKVEETYDGGRAIVVGGEGWHEGVKGIVASRLTNRYHVPALLFSIEDGIARGSGRSVGKVNLFDAIERCSDLMIRRGGHAGAVGVTIEASKLDEFRRRLSVVLSELPAEDFEDTDEVAATVDLSELNIETIEQISRLEPFGQGNKVPLLAAEGVTMCDRAVVGKTGEHMRFVATDGAASVPAIMFRVPQIDKLINCDSAVDLVFEAVAEHWQGRVKPKLMVKDVLVRDTTLPSVDDPACELRRGVQPADSGLRLESRKRETLAQLSYTELTRSLIHSFIGSNQPHRAQVEALDALADHQSVLAVMGTGRGKSLIFHVHAAREAVLRGRASIFVYPLRALVADQAYHLSSTMAALGIGVGVLTGETVEAARDDVFAGLASGRTGIVLTTPEFLSIHRDRFARSGRIGFVVIDEAHHAGLAKGGDRSAYLDMPDILKALGDPVVMAATATATAPVVAELARMLPITRTVVDETVRENLQLEDDRDLASRENRLVSIVATGEKTVIYVNSRDQSVALAKTLRKRVPDCATHIAFYNAGLARSDRRRVEEAFRDGSLSCIVSTSAFGEGVNLPDIRHVVLYHMPFGGIEFNQMSGRAGRDGQPAVIHLLYSSRDARINERLLDCYAPERDELVTLYRALQTMWRSNRGKTGDDSFSASDIDIAQMCLAIDARTPVDERSVESGLGIFEELGFCRVSGFDDTRRIAMAENPGRVQLSRSIRYLEGLRSRMEFSAFRSWALDSCASDMLAKVNRPIVPRA; from the coding sequence ATGTCATCGCTTAAGACGACGCATCGCTGGGCGGTCGCTCAGCAAAACCCCGAGCTCGAAAAGGAGCTTTCGGCTGGTCTGGGCATTCCCGGGCTGGTGGCGCGCATTATGGTCGCGCACGGCATTGGCTCCATCAAAGAGGGCCAATTGTTTTTGACGCCTTCGCTCGATCGCGACTGGGCCGACCCACTCATTATCCCGGGCATGTCAGTCGTTGCCGACCGCGTCGAGCGTGCTATTCGCAACCACGAGCACATTGCAGTCTTTGGCGATTTTGACGTTGACGGTATTACGTCGACCTGTCTGTTGACCGAGGCGCTGCGCACGTTTGGCGCCGATGTCACGCCGTTTATTCCGCGTCGCTTTGACGAGGGCTACGGTCTTTCGCGCGCGGCGCTCGACCGCGTTAACGAGCTCGCTCGCCCCCAGCTGATCGTGACCGTCGATAACGGCATTGCCGCCAAGGAAGAGGTTTCCTATCTGAAGAGCCTGGGGATCGATTTGGTGGTCACGGACCATCACGAGCCCTCCGATCAGGTGCCGCAGGGCGTACCCCTGACCGACCCTAAGCTCGATGACGATGGTCCTTCGCGTGAGCTTGCCGGTGCCGGCGTGGCACTCAAGTTGGTGCAAGTCCTGGGCGAACGTCTGGGCAAGCCGTCGTATTGGCGTTCGCTAATCGAGGTCGCGGCGCTGGGCACCGTGTCCGACATGATGCCGCTCACGCCCGAGAATCGCGCGCTGGTTGCCGAGGGCATCCAGCAGATGCGCGTAACCGCTCGCCCGGGCTATATCGCGCTTGCCGCGCTCGCCAAGGCGGACCTTTCGAGCATTACGGCGGATGGCCTGTCATTCTCGCTCATTCCCCGCTTAAACGCTGCCGGTCGCATGGCTGATCCCAAGCTGGCGCTCGACCTGCTGCTTGCCCGCGATCCCATCGAAGCAAGCGCACTGGCGGCTGAGCTCGAGGAAATCAACCGCCAGCGCCGTGAGATCGAGGCGGAGCTCACGCGCGATGCCATGGCAAAGGTCGAGGAGACCTATGACGGCGGACGCGCGATCGTCGTGGGCGGCGAAGGTTGGCACGAGGGCGTCAAGGGCATCGTGGCAAGCCGTCTGACCAACCGCTACCACGTGCCGGCGCTGCTGTTCTCGATCGAGGACGGTATCGCGCGCGGCTCTGGTCGCTCGGTGGGCAAAGTTAACCTGTTTGACGCCATCGAACGCTGTTCCGACCTGATGATTCGTCGCGGCGGACATGCCGGTGCGGTGGGTGTGACCATCGAGGCATCCAAGCTCGATGAGTTCCGCCGTCGCCTTTCCGTCGTGTTGTCCGAGCTTCCCGCCGAGGACTTTGAGGACACCGACGAGGTTGCCGCCACGGTCGACCTTTCCGAATTGAATATCGAGACCATCGAGCAGATTTCCCGCCTTGAGCCGTTTGGCCAGGGTAATAAGGTGCCGCTGCTGGCCGCCGAGGGCGTGACGATGTGTGATCGCGCCGTGGTGGGTAAGACCGGCGAGCACATGCGCTTTGTGGCGACCGATGGCGCCGCGAGTGTGCCGGCTATTATGTTCCGCGTGCCGCAAATCGATAAGCTCATCAACTGCGATAGCGCTGTCGACTTGGTGTTCGAGGCCGTTGCCGAGCATTGGCAGGGTCGTGTGAAGCCCAAGCTCATGGTCAAGGATGTTCTGGTCCGCGATACCACGCTGCCCAGCGTCGACGATCCGGCATGCGAGCTTCGTCGTGGCGTGCAGCCGGCGGATTCCGGCCTGCGCTTGGAGTCGCGCAAGCGCGAGACGCTCGCCCAGCTTTCCTATACCGAGCTCACGCGCTCGCTTATCCATAGCTTTATCGGCTCGAACCAGCCGCACCGCGCGCAGGTTGAGGCGCTCGACGCCTTGGCCGATCACCAGAGCGTTTTGGCGGTTATGGGAACGGGCCGCGGCAAGTCGCTCATCTTCCATGTGCATGCCGCGCGTGAGGCGGTGCTTCGCGGACGTGCGAGCATCTTTGTCTATCCGCTGCGTGCGCTTGTTGCCGACCAGGCCTATCACCTCTCGTCGACGATGGCCGCGCTCGGCATTGGCGTTGGCGTGCTGACCGGCGAAACCGTGGAGGCCGCACGCGATGACGTGTTCGCCGGCCTAGCTTCGGGCCGCACCGGTATCGTGCTCACGACGCCCGAGTTCCTGTCTATCCACCGTGACCGCTTCGCGCGTTCGGGCCGCATCGGCTTTGTCGTTATCGATGAGGCGCACCACGCCGGCCTTGCCAAGGGCGGCGACCGCAGCGCCTATCTTGACATGCCCGATATCCTCAAAGCCCTGGGCGACCCGGTCGTTATGGCTGCGACGGCCACCGCGACGGCTCCGGTCGTGGCCGAGCTTGCCCGCATGTTGCCGATCACTCGCACGGTGGTCGACGAGACGGTGCGCGAGAACCTGCAGCTCGAGGACGACCGCGACCTTGCGAGCCGCGAGAACCGTTTGGTGTCGATCGTGGCGACGGGGGAGAAGACCGTCATTTACGTCAATTCGCGCGACCAGTCCGTGGCGCTCGCCAAGACGTTGCGCAAGCGTGTGCCCGATTGCGCAACCCATATCGCGTTCTATAACGCGGGGCTTGCGCGTTCCGATCGCCGTCGCGTGGAGGAAGCATTCCGAGACGGCAGCCTCAGCTGCATCGTCTCGACATCTGCCTTTGGCGAGGGCGTCAACCTGCCCGATATCCGCCATGTCGTGCTCTATCACATGCCGTTTGGCGGCATTGAGTTTAACCAGATGAGCGGCCGTGCCGGTCGCGATGGCCAGCCCGCCGTGATCCATCTGCTCTATTCGTCGCGCGACGCCCGCATTAACGAGCGCCTACTCGACTGCTATGCGCCCGAGCGCGACGAGCTCGTCACGCTCTATCGCGCGCTGCAGACCATGTGGCGCTCCAACCGCGGCAAAACCGGGGACGATTCCTTTAGCGCGAGCGATATCGACATCGCACAGATGTGCCTTGCCATCGATGCTCGCACGCCGGTCGACGAGCGTTCGGTGGAAAGCGGCCTGGGAATCTTCGAAGAGCTTGGTTTTTGTCGAGTTTCGGGGTTTGACGACACCCGTCGCATCGCGATGGCCGAAAACCCCGGCCGCGTGCAATTGAGTAGGTCAATTCGCTATTTGGAGGGCTTGCGCTCGCGCATGGAGTTTTCGGCTTTCCGGAGCTGGGCGCTCGATTCGTGCGCTTCTGATATGCTAGCCAAAGTTAACCGCCCGATCGTACCGCGGGCCTAG
- a CDS encoding RelA/SpoT family protein gives MDAAARTAHDSTLQPFSEMEHYKHADELPPEIVADSYDKLERLCLKYMNEDDFSKVEQAYCFAAEKHCNQKRRSGEMYINHPVEVAIILADLKMDCDVVCAALLHDTVEDTETSLADVSGLFGDTVAELVDGVTKLTNIEVDSMDEKQALTLRKMFLAMSKDIRVIIVKLADRLHNMRTLAALREDRRLFKARETMDVYAPLADRLGMSSIKWELEDLSFFYLEPDAYQRIARMVAESREVRERYLAETIKTLTDELNRIGLEDFQINGRSKHYWSIYQKMKRKGKEFSEIYDLVALRVITHSVRDCYSTLGAVHTLWHPMPGRFKDYIAMPKVNNYQSLHTTVIGPTARPLEIQIRTYEMHEQAEYGIAAHWLYKKSGGSSASKTNDAQRLDDQINWLKHSLDWAASDEITDAKEYLHSLKVDLFDQEIFVFTPKGEVMALRAGSTPLDFAYAVHTEVGNHCVGAKINGAVAPLTHEIKTGDRVEILTNKSSKPSRDWLKIVKTPSAKSKIRRYFAAATKDDDAAAGRDMLAKDLRKRGYGISTPRSTRALNAVAEQFNFKQLEDLFAAVGAGKVAPRAVGNKVEQILDPKPEEQLTKAEAIAEVVKQPARGSNRKPQKRGKSASNGIIVKGESNSGLLVRLAHCCNPVTGDDIVGFITRGRGVSVHRANCPNVKGLMEHPERMIDVEWDGAADTLFQVEIVVECLDRMGLLKDVTIAIGDAGGNILSAATSTNREGIATLRFMVEISDASGLDPLLASISSVDSVYDARRLMPGEGGAQLKRRV, from the coding sequence ATGGATGCCGCAGCCCGTACCGCCCATGATTCCACCCTCCAGCCGTTTTCGGAGATGGAGCACTATAAGCATGCCGATGAGCTGCCGCCCGAGATTGTGGCGGACAGCTACGACAAGCTGGAGCGCCTGTGCCTCAAATATATGAATGAGGACGACTTCTCCAAGGTGGAGCAGGCCTACTGCTTTGCCGCCGAGAAGCACTGCAACCAAAAGCGCCGCTCGGGCGAGATGTACATTAACCATCCCGTCGAGGTTGCCATCATTTTGGCCGATCTCAAGATGGACTGCGATGTGGTGTGCGCCGCGCTGCTGCACGATACCGTTGAGGATACAGAGACCTCGCTTGCCGATGTTTCCGGCCTGTTTGGCGATACGGTGGCCGAGCTCGTCGATGGCGTGACCAAGCTCACCAACATCGAAGTCGACAGCATGGACGAGAAGCAGGCCCTCACGCTGCGCAAGATGTTCCTCGCCATGTCCAAGGACATCCGCGTCATCATCGTTAAACTTGCCGACCGTCTGCACAACATGCGAACGCTGGCAGCCCTGCGCGAGGATCGTCGCCTGTTTAAGGCTCGCGAGACCATGGACGTGTATGCGCCCCTGGCCGACCGTCTGGGCATGAGCTCCATTAAATGGGAGCTCGAGGACCTGTCCTTCTTCTACCTTGAACCCGACGCCTACCAGCGCATCGCGCGCATGGTGGCGGAGTCGCGCGAGGTCCGTGAGCGCTATCTGGCCGAGACCATCAAGACACTCACCGACGAACTCAACCGCATTGGCCTGGAGGACTTCCAGATTAACGGCCGTTCCAAGCACTATTGGTCCATCTACCAAAAGATGAAGCGCAAGGGCAAGGAATTCTCCGAGATCTACGACCTGGTGGCACTGCGTGTCATCACGCATTCGGTGCGCGATTGCTACTCCACGCTCGGCGCGGTGCATACGCTGTGGCACCCCATGCCCGGTCGCTTTAAAGACTATATCGCCATGCCCAAGGTCAATAACTACCAGTCGCTCCACACGACGGTCATCGGCCCTACGGCTCGTCCGCTCGAGATTCAGATTCGAACCTACGAGATGCATGAGCAGGCCGAGTACGGCATTGCCGCCCACTGGCTATATAAGAAGTCGGGCGGATCGTCTGCTTCCAAGACCAATGACGCTCAACGTTTGGACGACCAGATCAACTGGCTCAAGCATTCGCTCGATTGGGCGGCTTCCGACGAGATCACCGATGCCAAGGAATACCTGCACTCGCTGAAGGTCGATCTGTTCGATCAGGAGATCTTTGTCTTCACGCCCAAAGGCGAGGTCATGGCGCTTCGTGCCGGCTCCACGCCGCTCGACTTTGCCTATGCCGTTCACACCGAGGTGGGAAACCACTGCGTCGGCGCCAAAATCAACGGTGCGGTGGCTCCGCTCACGCACGAGATCAAGACGGGCGACCGCGTCGAAATCCTGACTAACAAGAGTTCCAAGCCGTCGCGCGATTGGCTCAAGATCGTTAAGACACCTTCCGCCAAGTCAAAGATCCGCCGCTATTTTGCCGCTGCGACCAAGGACGACGACGCTGCCGCCGGTCGCGATATGCTGGCCAAGGACCTGCGTAAGCGTGGCTATGGCATTTCTACGCCGCGTTCGACGCGTGCACTCAACGCCGTGGCGGAGCAGTTTAACTTCAAGCAGCTCGAGGACCTGTTTGCCGCCGTCGGCGCCGGCAAGGTTGCCCCGCGCGCTGTGGGCAATAAGGTCGAGCAAATCTTGGACCCCAAGCCCGAGGAACAGCTCACCAAGGCCGAGGCTATCGCCGAGGTCGTGAAGCAGCCCGCTCGCGGCTCCAACCGCAAGCCGCAAAAGCGCGGCAAGAGCGCCAGTAACGGCATTATCGTCAAGGGCGAGAGCAACAGCGGCCTGCTGGTCCGTCTGGCTCATTGCTGCAACCCCGTGACGGGCGACGACATCGTCGGCTTCATCACGCGCGGTCGCGGCGTTTCGGTGCATCGCGCCAACTGCCCTAACGTCAAGGGTCTTATGGAACATCCCGAGCGCATGATCGATGTGGAGTGGGACGGCGCTGCCGACACCCTCTTCCAGGTCGAGATCGTGGTCGAGTGCCTGGACCGCATGGGCCTGCTCAAGGATGTCACCATTGCCATTGGCGATGCGGGCGGCAATATCCTTTCTGCCGCCACGTCGACCAACCGCGAGGGTATTGCAACCCTGCGCTTTATGGTCGAGATCTCGGACGCGAGCGGTCTGGATCCGCTGCTGGCTTCCATCAGCAGTGTCGATTCGGTCTACGACGCTCGCCGTCTTATGCCCGGCGAAGGCGGAGCTCAGCTCAAGCGCCGTGTGTAG
- a CDS encoding MBL fold metallo-hydrolase translates to MGDMTLDLTPRGAASIEALVNGPIQTNSYVVISNDECLIVDPAWEGERLVEHIRTAHPEVRVLGSVCTHGHADHVGGVAGVRAVVGDSALYELCAKDVTVPRANIEEQRAMWGIETPDPGEPTRLLAEGDTIELGDICLQVIETPGHTPGGIVLFAATEQGNIAFVGDTLFPGSHGRTDLSGGDEAAIMCSLSKLAKTLPPDTVCLTGHGDSTTMARELMQNPFMQM, encoded by the coding sequence ATGGGCGATATGACTTTGGACCTGACACCCCGAGGTGCAGCTTCGATTGAGGCACTCGTCAACGGCCCGATTCAGACCAACAGTTACGTCGTGATTTCGAATGACGAGTGCTTAATCGTCGATCCGGCGTGGGAGGGCGAGCGTCTTGTGGAGCATATCCGCACCGCGCATCCCGAGGTTCGCGTACTCGGCTCTGTCTGCACGCACGGTCATGCCGACCATGTTGGCGGGGTCGCCGGGGTTCGAGCTGTCGTTGGCGACAGCGCACTATATGAGTTGTGCGCTAAGGACGTGACGGTGCCTCGCGCAAATATCGAGGAGCAGCGCGCCATGTGGGGTATTGAGACGCCCGATCCGGGCGAGCCGACGCGGCTGCTTGCCGAGGGCGATACGATTGAATTGGGCGATATCTGCCTGCAGGTGATCGAGACGCCGGGGCATACGCCGGGCGGCATCGTCCTGTTCGCCGCGACCGAGCAGGGGAACATCGCCTTTGTGGGCGACACGCTTTTCCCGGGCAGCCACGGTCGTACCGATCTTTCCGGCGGTGACGAGGCGGCGATTATGTGCTCGCTCTCCAAACTTGCCAAGACGCTTCCGCCCGATACCGTTTGCTTGACGGGCCATGGCGATTCGACCACGATGGCGCGCGAACTTATGCAGAATCCGTTTATGCAGATGTAG
- the fba gene encoding class II fructose-1,6-bisphosphate aldolase: protein MLVNAADMLKKAEAGKYALGAFNTNNLEWTLAILQAAEEAKSPLILQCTAGAAKWMGGFKVCADMVKAAVEATGVTVPVALHLDHGSYEDCFKCIEAGFTSIMYDGSHEETFQLNLDRTKELVELAHSKGMSIEAEVGGIGGTEDGVTSNGELADPAECKQIADLGVDFLACGIGNIHGVYPADWAGLSFERLGEIKAQTGDLPLVLHGGTGIPEDQIKKAISLGISKINVNTDLQLVFAKGVREYIEAGKDQQGKGFDPRKLLKPGRDNIVARTKELMEEFGSVNKA from the coding sequence ATGCTCGTCAACGCAGCAGACATGCTCAAGAAGGCCGAGGCCGGCAAGTACGCTCTCGGTGCCTTCAACACCAACAACCTCGAGTGGACCCTGGCTATTCTCCAGGCCGCCGAGGAGGCCAAGTCTCCGCTGATCCTTCAGTGCACCGCTGGTGCCGCTAAGTGGATGGGCGGTTTCAAGGTCTGCGCCGACATGGTCAAGGCTGCCGTCGAGGCCACGGGCGTTACCGTCCCCGTCGCCCTTCACCTCGATCACGGTTCTTACGAGGACTGCTTCAAGTGCATCGAGGCCGGCTTCACGTCCATCATGTATGACGGCTCTCACGAGGAGACCTTCCAGCTTAACCTCGACCGCACCAAGGAACTCGTTGAGCTTGCCCACTCCAAGGGCATGTCCATCGAGGCCGAGGTCGGCGGCATCGGCGGCACCGAGGACGGCGTGACCTCCAACGGCGAGCTCGCTGACCCCGCTGAGTGCAAGCAGATTGCTGACCTGGGCGTCGACTTCCTCGCCTGCGGTATCGGCAACATCCACGGCGTGTATCCCGCCGACTGGGCTGGCCTTTCCTTCGAGCGTCTGGGCGAGATCAAGGCTCAGACCGGCGACCTGCCCCTCGTTCTGCACGGTGGTACCGGCATCCCCGAGGATCAGATCAAGAAGGCCATCTCCTTGGGTATCTCCAAGATCAACGTTAACACCGATCTGCAGCTCGTCTTCGCCAAGGGCGTTCGCGAGTATATCGAGGCTGGCAAGGATCAGCAGGGCAAGGGCTTTGACCCCCGCAAGCTCCTCAAGCCTGGTCGCGACAACATCGTTGCCCGCACCAAGGAGCTCATGGAGGAGTTTGGCTCCGTCAACAAGGCGTAA
- a CDS encoding transglutaminase-like domain-containing protein has product MAVINVLPSDGKVIDEGPVGCSVDVCNDDFRFLDVGLPPEILRLKDAGYLSQAIEACDRLLAQDPDPSLAACVRAERYRMLETPLHFSVSRDRAIAMIREEWPEFTEEQFDDLIDRKRIDWRFIDGELFVLDNFLDSLRVYPKEVPGMRPDSTDGIALRDEMLKEMESQNGLARVITLKASVSVPGALEGETVCAWLPVAAACRQQSRVEILDMTPEGAVAPANASARTASWSSSSERSFSVTYRYHIDAAYCDVYGGTLPVHPRMDAPLPEDISEDRPHIAFTPYLQQLTAGVVDGLEDPLDRARAIYDYLTQHIDYRYQPPYLLLGSIADDCAHSLRGDCGVMALTFITMCRIAGVPARWQSGLYVAPDSVGSHDWAEFYTPQTGWLNADVSFGSSAHRMGEEWRRRHYFGNLDPWRMVANNRFQAEFEPSFDGMREDPYDNQMGEASVDGRGCRQREMLRTVELIEMLEVPFSD; this is encoded by the coding sequence ATGGCTGTTATTAATGTGCTGCCTTCGGATGGGAAGGTTATTGACGAGGGTCCTGTTGGTTGCTCTGTTGATGTTTGCAATGATGACTTCCGTTTTCTAGATGTTGGCTTGCCACCCGAGATTCTGCGTTTAAAGGACGCGGGGTATCTTTCGCAGGCTATTGAGGCTTGCGACCGCCTACTTGCCCAAGATCCCGATCCCTCGCTTGCTGCCTGCGTTCGTGCCGAGCGGTATCGCATGCTTGAGACGCCGCTTCATTTTTCGGTGTCGCGCGATCGAGCTATTGCGATGATTCGCGAGGAGTGGCCTGAGTTTACCGAGGAGCAGTTTGACGATCTGATTGACCGTAAGCGTATTGACTGGCGCTTTATCGATGGCGAGCTGTTCGTTCTCGACAACTTCCTCGATTCGCTTCGCGTATATCCCAAAGAGGTCCCCGGCATGCGTCCCGATTCTACGGACGGAATAGCACTGCGCGACGAGATGCTCAAGGAGATGGAGTCACAAAACGGATTGGCTCGCGTCATTACGCTTAAAGCGTCCGTGTCTGTCCCCGGCGCTCTGGAGGGGGAGACCGTTTGCGCTTGGCTTCCCGTCGCGGCTGCCTGCCGTCAGCAGTCTCGGGTCGAGATTCTCGACATGACGCCGGAGGGTGCTGTTGCTCCCGCGAACGCTTCGGCGCGTACCGCCTCGTGGTCTTCTTCGAGTGAGCGCTCATTCTCGGTGACTTATCGTTATCACATCGATGCTGCTTATTGTGATGTCTACGGTGGCACACTTCCGGTTCATCCGCGTATGGACGCGCCTCTGCCCGAGGATATTTCCGAGGACCGTCCGCACATTGCATTCACGCCGTATCTGCAGCAGCTGACGGCCGGTGTTGTTGACGGACTCGAGGATCCGCTCGATCGCGCTCGTGCTATCTATGATTATCTGACGCAGCATATCGACTATCGCTATCAGCCGCCGTACTTGCTTTTGGGATCTATTGCCGATGACTGCGCGCATTCGCTCCGCGGCGATTGCGGCGTTATGGCGCTCACGTTTATCACCATGTGCCGTATCGCGGGCGTGCCTGCCCGTTGGCAGAGCGGCCTGTACGTTGCGCCCGATTCGGTGGGGTCGCACGACTGGGCAGAGTTCTATACGCCGCAGACCGGTTGGCTCAACGCCGACGTGTCATTTGGATCTTCTGCTCACAGGATGGGGGAGGAGTGGCGCCGCCGTCACTACTTTGGCAATCTCGACCCATGGCGTATGGTGGCCAACAATCGATTCCAGGCAGAGTTTGAGCCCTCTTTCGACGGCATGCGCGAGGACCCTTACGATAACCAGATGGGTGAGGCTTCGGTCGACGGTCGCGGATGCCGTCAGCGCGAGATGCTACGCACGGTCGAACTCATCGAAATGCTCGAAGTTCCATTTTCGGACTAA
- the infC gene encoding translation initiation factor IF-3, with the protein MEVGKIAKSDDTRINDEITASSCRLIGVDGSQLGLFAIRDAQRVADDQGLDLVEIAPNAEPPVCKVMDYGKFKYQQAMKAKAARKNQSKVEVKEMKFRPKIDVGDYETKKGHVLRFLKKGARVKITIMFRGREMAHPEQGLNVLERLAEDLKPYATVESKPKMEGRNMLMLLAPIKGAFDEDKAASDTK; encoded by the coding sequence ATGGAGGTAGGGAAAATAGCTAAGTCTGATGACACCCGCATCAACGACGAGATCACTGCATCTTCGTGCCGTTTGATTGGCGTCGATGGCTCTCAGCTCGGCCTGTTCGCCATCCGCGATGCCCAGCGCGTCGCCGACGATCAGGGTCTCGACCTGGTCGAGATCGCTCCCAACGCGGAGCCGCCGGTCTGCAAGGTCATGGACTACGGTAAGTTCAAGTACCAGCAGGCCATGAAGGCCAAGGCTGCTCGTAAGAACCAGTCCAAGGTCGAGGTCAAGGAAATGAAGTTCCGACCCAAGATCGACGTTGGCGACTACGAGACCAAGAAGGGCCACGTTCTGCGTTTCCTCAAGAAGGGCGCGCGCGTTAAGATCACCATCATGTTCCGCGGCCGTGAGATGGCTCACCCGGAGCAGGGCCTTAACGTTCTCGAGCGTCTCGCCGAGGATCTCAAGCCTTACGCTACGGTCGAGTCCAAGCCTAAGATGGAAGGCCGTAACATGCTTATGCTGCTCGCCCCGATTAAGGGCGCCTTCGATGAGGATAAAGCGGCAAGCGATACCAAGTAA
- the rpmI gene encoding 50S ribosomal protein L35 translates to MPKMKSHSGTKKRFRKTGTGKLMRAKAFKSHILSKKSTKRKRGFRQETEIAAADRKVIKSRLA, encoded by the coding sequence ATGCCTAAGATGAAGTCCCACAGCGGCACCAAGAAGCGTTTCCGCAAGACTGGTACCGGCAAGCTTATGCGCGCCAAGGCTTTCAAGAGCCACATCCTGAGCAAGAAGTCCACCAAGCGTAAGCGTGGCTTCCGTCAGGAGACCGAGATCGCCGCTGCCGACCGCAAGGTCATCAAGTCGCGTCTCGCCTAA
- the rplT gene encoding 50S ribosomal protein L20 — MARIKRAVAAKKKRRTVMHRAKGYYGAASRTYKHAKEQVQHSLQYQYRDRRNKKREIRSLWITRINAAARLNDISYSQFMHGLKVAGIELDRKVLAQMAYEDIESFNELATIAKKALEA; from the coding sequence ATGGCACGTATTAAGCGCGCTGTTGCCGCCAAGAAGAAGCGCCGTACCGTTATGCACCGTGCGAAGGGTTACTACGGTGCCGCTTCGCGTACTTACAAGCATGCTAAAGAGCAGGTCCAGCACTCCCTGCAGTATCAGTATCGTGATCGCCGCAACAAGAAGCGCGAGATCCGTTCTCTCTGGATCACTCGTATCAACGCTGCTGCTCGTCTGAACGACATCTCTTACTCTCAGTTCATGCACGGCCTGAAGGTTGCCGGCATCGAGCTCGACCGCAAGGTCCTGGCTCAGATGGCTTACGAGGACATCGAGTCCTTCAACGAGCTGGCTACCATTGCCAAGAAGGCTCTCGAGGCCTAA